A stretch of Geotrypetes seraphini chromosome 2, aGeoSer1.1, whole genome shotgun sequence DNA encodes these proteins:
- the LOC117354638 gene encoding oocyte zinc finger protein XlCOF6-like isoform X1 — protein MPAGASGQMRLSFEDISVSFSQEEWAYLDEEQKELYREVMKENYQTLISLGTGSPTVTPDIISHIERGEEPYVKDEAGTEERESGTSSCSDHQKRKREKEQREHPIEIEEIQRQSENVCKNISHGTERINSKTCKQESKEQRDPEGDSVDGVTKCERNDRKLSDIPESQRHQTERPFQINNSDKVTSEFHHGKKRKKHQKEFTHLVYKSNKRFPLSSGLQLHTRNHKNEKPFTSTACNKTSQLPDLKVHKKIHTGEKPHTCTECNNSFTQLSHLKSHQRIHTGYKPFTSIACNKTFRFSDLKVYKRIHTGNKPYTCTDCNKSFMDLSCLKRHHRMHTGEKPNRCTECNKCFTRLSYLKVHQRIHTGDKPHKCTECNKSFMDLSYLKRHHRMHTGEKPHTCTECNKSFTRLSYLKVHQRIHTGDKPHKCTECNKSFMDLSYLKRHHRMHTGEKPHTCTECNKSFTRLSYLKVHQRIHTGDKPHTCTECNKSFTQLSYLKVHQRIHTGDKLYTCTECNKSFTRLSYLKDHQRIHTGDKTHRCTECNKSFTRFSYLKVHQRIHTGNKPYTCTECNKSFTQLSYLKVHQRIHTGDKPHTCTECNKSFIWLSILKVHQRIHTGDKPHTCTECNKSFTQLSYLKVHQRIHTGDKPHTCTECNKSFIWLYNLKDHQRIHTRDKLYTCTECNKSFMDLSCLKRHHRMHTGEKPYTCTECNKSFMDLSCLKRHHRMHTGEKPYTCTECNKSFMDLSCLKRHHRMHTGEKPYTCTECNKSFMDLSCLKRHHRMHTGDKPHTCIECNKCFTRLSYLKVHQRIHTGDKPHKCTECNKSFMDLSCLKRHHRMHTGEKPHTCTKCNKSFTRLSALKRHQRIHTGEKPHTCRVK, from the exons GAACAGGCTCTCCTACCGTCACACCTGACATTATATCCCATATTGAACGAGGGGAAGAGCCGTACGTCAAGGATGAGGCaggaacagaggaaagagaatcTGGGACAAGCAGCTGCTCAG ATCAtcaaaaaaggaagagagaaaaggagCAAAGAGAACATCCTATAGAAATAGAGGAAATCCAAAGACAATCAGAAAATGTCTGTAAGAATATTTCCCATGGAACTGAGAGGATAAACTCAAAGACCTGTAAGCAGGAATCAAAAGAGCAAAGAGACCCTGAAGGAGACTCAGTGGATGGAGTCACTAAATGTGAGAGAAATGACAGGAAGCTCAGTGACATCCCTGAGAGCCAAAGACATCAGACAGAGAGACCCTTCCAAATTAATAATAGTGATAAAGTGACTTCTGAATTCCACCATggcaaaaagaggaaaaaacaccagaaagaattCACACATCTTGTATATAAATCTAATAAGCGCTTCCCTTTGTCTTCAGGACTCCAACTGCACACAAGGAATCATAAAAATGAAAAACCATTTACATCTACTGCATGTAATAAAACCTCTCAGTTACCAGATCTAAAAGTTCACAAGAAGATCCACACGGGAGAAAAACcacatacatgtactgagtgtaataatagcttcactcagctttcacatctaaaaagtcatcagaggatccacacagggtatAAACCCTTTACATCTATTGCGTGTAATAAAACCTTTCGGTTTTCAGATCTAAAAGTTTACAAGAGGATCCACACGGgaaacaaaccatatacatgtactgattgtaataaaagcttcatggATCTTTCATGTCTAAAAAGACACCATAGGATGCACACGGGAGAGAAACCAAATagatgtactgagtgtaataaatgcttcactcggctttcctatctaaaagttcaccagaggatccacacgggaGACAAACCACATaagtgtactgagtgtaataaaagcttcatggATCTTTCATATCTAAAAAGACACCATAGGATGCACACGGGAGAGAAACcacatacatgtactgagtgtaataaaagcttcactcggctttcctatctaaaagttcaccagaggatccacacgggaGACAAACCACATaagtgtactgagtgtaataaaagcttcatggATCTTTCATATCTAAAAAGACACCATAGGATGCACACGGGAGAGAAACcacatacatgtactgagtgtaataaaagcttcactcggctttcctatctaaaagttcaccagaggatccacacgggagacaaaccacatacgtgtactgagtgtaacAAAAGTTTCACTCAGCTTTCCTATCTAAaagttcaccagaggatccacacgggagacaaactatatacatgtactgagtgtaataaaagcttcactcgactTTCCTATCTAAAAgatcaccagaggatccacacgggaGACAAAACACATaggtgtactgagtgtaataaaagcttcactcggttTTCCTATCTAAAAGTTCACCAGAGGATTCACACGGgaaacaaaccatatacatgtactgagtgtaataaaagcttcactcagctctcCTATCTAAaagttcaccagaggatccacacgggagacaaaccacatacgtgtactgagtgtaataaaagcttcatttgGCTTTCCATTCTAAAAGTTCACCAGAGAATCCACACGGGAGACAAACCAcatacgtgtactgagtgtaacAAAAGTTTCACTCAGCTTTCCTATCTAAaagttcaccagaggatccatacgGGAGACAAACCAcatacgtgtactgagtgtaataaaagcttcatttgGCTTTACAATCTAAAAgatcaccagaggatccacacgagAGACAAactatatacatgtactgagtgtaataaaagcttcatggATCTTTCATGTCTAAAAAGACACCATAGGATGCACacgggagagaaaccatatacatgtactgagtgtaataaaagcttcatggATCTTTCATGTCTAAAAAGACACCATAGGATGCACacgggagagaaaccatatacatgtactgagtgtaataaaagcttcatggATCTTTCATGTCTAAAAAGACACCATAGGATGCACacgggagagaaaccatatacatgtactgagtgtaataaaagcttcatggATCTTTCATGTCTAAAAAGACACCATAGGATGCACACGGGAGACAAACCACATACATGTATTGAGTGTAATAAATGCTTCACTCGGCTTTCCTATCTAAaagttcaccagaggatccacacgggaGACAAACCACATaagtgtactgagtgtaataaaagcttcatggATCTTTCATGTCTAAAAAGACACCATAGGATGCACACGGGAGAGAAACCACATACATGCActaagtgtaataaaagcttcactcggctttcagctCTGAAAcgtcaccagaggatccacacgggaGAGAAACCACATACATGTAGAGTgaaataa
- the LOC117354638 gene encoding oocyte zinc finger protein XlCOF6-like isoform X2, whose amino-acid sequence MPAGASGQMRLSFEDISVSFSQEEWAYLDEEQKELYREVMKENYQTLISLGSPTVTPDIISHIERGEEPYVKDEAGTEERESGTSSCSDHQKRKREKEQREHPIEIEEIQRQSENVCKNISHGTERINSKTCKQESKEQRDPEGDSVDGVTKCERNDRKLSDIPESQRHQTERPFQINNSDKVTSEFHHGKKRKKHQKEFTHLVYKSNKRFPLSSGLQLHTRNHKNEKPFTSTACNKTSQLPDLKVHKKIHTGEKPHTCTECNNSFTQLSHLKSHQRIHTGYKPFTSIACNKTFRFSDLKVYKRIHTGNKPYTCTDCNKSFMDLSCLKRHHRMHTGEKPNRCTECNKCFTRLSYLKVHQRIHTGDKPHKCTECNKSFMDLSYLKRHHRMHTGEKPHTCTECNKSFTRLSYLKVHQRIHTGDKPHKCTECNKSFMDLSYLKRHHRMHTGEKPHTCTECNKSFTRLSYLKVHQRIHTGDKPHTCTECNKSFTQLSYLKVHQRIHTGDKLYTCTECNKSFTRLSYLKDHQRIHTGDKTHRCTECNKSFTRFSYLKVHQRIHTGNKPYTCTECNKSFTQLSYLKVHQRIHTGDKPHTCTECNKSFIWLSILKVHQRIHTGDKPHTCTECNKSFTQLSYLKVHQRIHTGDKPHTCTECNKSFIWLYNLKDHQRIHTRDKLYTCTECNKSFMDLSCLKRHHRMHTGEKPYTCTECNKSFMDLSCLKRHHRMHTGEKPYTCTECNKSFMDLSCLKRHHRMHTGEKPYTCTECNKSFMDLSCLKRHHRMHTGDKPHTCIECNKCFTRLSYLKVHQRIHTGDKPHKCTECNKSFMDLSCLKRHHRMHTGEKPHTCTKCNKSFTRLSALKRHQRIHTGEKPHTCRVK is encoded by the exons GCTCTCCTACCGTCACACCTGACATTATATCCCATATTGAACGAGGGGAAGAGCCGTACGTCAAGGATGAGGCaggaacagaggaaagagaatcTGGGACAAGCAGCTGCTCAG ATCAtcaaaaaaggaagagagaaaaggagCAAAGAGAACATCCTATAGAAATAGAGGAAATCCAAAGACAATCAGAAAATGTCTGTAAGAATATTTCCCATGGAACTGAGAGGATAAACTCAAAGACCTGTAAGCAGGAATCAAAAGAGCAAAGAGACCCTGAAGGAGACTCAGTGGATGGAGTCACTAAATGTGAGAGAAATGACAGGAAGCTCAGTGACATCCCTGAGAGCCAAAGACATCAGACAGAGAGACCCTTCCAAATTAATAATAGTGATAAAGTGACTTCTGAATTCCACCATggcaaaaagaggaaaaaacaccagaaagaattCACACATCTTGTATATAAATCTAATAAGCGCTTCCCTTTGTCTTCAGGACTCCAACTGCACACAAGGAATCATAAAAATGAAAAACCATTTACATCTACTGCATGTAATAAAACCTCTCAGTTACCAGATCTAAAAGTTCACAAGAAGATCCACACGGGAGAAAAACcacatacatgtactgagtgtaataatagcttcactcagctttcacatctaaaaagtcatcagaggatccacacagggtatAAACCCTTTACATCTATTGCGTGTAATAAAACCTTTCGGTTTTCAGATCTAAAAGTTTACAAGAGGATCCACACGGgaaacaaaccatatacatgtactgattgtaataaaagcttcatggATCTTTCATGTCTAAAAAGACACCATAGGATGCACACGGGAGAGAAACCAAATagatgtactgagtgtaataaatgcttcactcggctttcctatctaaaagttcaccagaggatccacacgggaGACAAACCACATaagtgtactgagtgtaataaaagcttcatggATCTTTCATATCTAAAAAGACACCATAGGATGCACACGGGAGAGAAACcacatacatgtactgagtgtaataaaagcttcactcggctttcctatctaaaagttcaccagaggatccacacgggaGACAAACCACATaagtgtactgagtgtaataaaagcttcatggATCTTTCATATCTAAAAAGACACCATAGGATGCACACGGGAGAGAAACcacatacatgtactgagtgtaataaaagcttcactcggctttcctatctaaaagttcaccagaggatccacacgggagacaaaccacatacgtgtactgagtgtaacAAAAGTTTCACTCAGCTTTCCTATCTAAaagttcaccagaggatccacacgggagacaaactatatacatgtactgagtgtaataaaagcttcactcgactTTCCTATCTAAAAgatcaccagaggatccacacgggaGACAAAACACATaggtgtactgagtgtaataaaagcttcactcggttTTCCTATCTAAAAGTTCACCAGAGGATTCACACGGgaaacaaaccatatacatgtactgagtgtaataaaagcttcactcagctctcCTATCTAAaagttcaccagaggatccacacgggagacaaaccacatacgtgtactgagtgtaataaaagcttcatttgGCTTTCCATTCTAAAAGTTCACCAGAGAATCCACACGGGAGACAAACCAcatacgtgtactgagtgtaacAAAAGTTTCACTCAGCTTTCCTATCTAAaagttcaccagaggatccatacgGGAGACAAACCAcatacgtgtactgagtgtaataaaagcttcatttgGCTTTACAATCTAAAAgatcaccagaggatccacacgagAGACAAactatatacatgtactgagtgtaataaaagcttcatggATCTTTCATGTCTAAAAAGACACCATAGGATGCACacgggagagaaaccatatacatgtactgagtgtaataaaagcttcatggATCTTTCATGTCTAAAAAGACACCATAGGATGCACacgggagagaaaccatatacatgtactgagtgtaataaaagcttcatggATCTTTCATGTCTAAAAAGACACCATAGGATGCACacgggagagaaaccatatacatgtactgagtgtaataaaagcttcatggATCTTTCATGTCTAAAAAGACACCATAGGATGCACACGGGAGACAAACCACATACATGTATTGAGTGTAATAAATGCTTCACTCGGCTTTCCTATCTAAaagttcaccagaggatccacacgggaGACAAACCACATaagtgtactgagtgtaataaaagcttcatggATCTTTCATGTCTAAAAAGACACCATAGGATGCACACGGGAGAGAAACCACATACATGCActaagtgtaataaaagcttcactcggctttcagctCTGAAAcgtcaccagaggatccacacgggaGAGAAACCACATACATGTAGAGTgaaataa